TTTTAACCAAAGATGGGGTTTTGTGGGGAATAGGAAATAATAAATATGGTCAGTTGGGTAAGACAAGAGAAGAAGATGTTTGTAAGCCCATTAAAATTGCTGAAAATGTTTTATATGTAGATGCAGGTTTATTTTTTACTTTATTTGTGAAAAGAGATTACACTCTATGGGGGTTAGGTAATAACGACTATGGACAATTGGGAGATGGTAGTAGAAAAAATAAATTTACTCCAGTAAAAATAATGAATGATGTAAAAAAAGTATCAGCAGGAGTAGGATTTACTATGATTTTAAAATCAGATGGTTCTTTATGGGCTGTAGGTAATAATGAATACGGGCAGTTGGGAACAGGAGACAATAAAAATAGACTTTTACCTGTAGAGGTTTTATGTTGTGTGAAGGATGTTGTAGCAGGTTATTATCATACTCTAGTATTAAAAAAAGATGATACTATATGGGCAACAGGAAATAATGAATATGGACAGCTAGGAGATGGAACATTTGTAAATAAAAATGAGTTTATTCGGGTGTTTTAATTGAATTTTTAGAAATTATAATCGTATAAAGAAATATTGTGTTTTTATTTTTTATAATTTAGTGTACTCTTAAGTTTAAATAAAAAAAAGTTAGGACATATCCTTTATTGGGAGTAGGTTATGGAAGTTTTAGAAGCCATTTTGCAAAGAAGAAGTATTCGTAAATTTACAGACAAGGATGTTTCAAAGGAAGATGTTTTAAAAATTTTAGAAGCAGGAAAGTGGGCTCCCTCAGGTTTGAATAATCAGCCTTGGCGATTTTTAGTAGTAACTGATGAAGATAGAAAATTAAAATTGGCAACGTGTACAAAATATGCGTCTATTGTTAGGCAGGCTAAGGTGTTAATTGTTGTTTTTTTAGACAAACAAGCCTCTTATCATAAAATAAAAGATGCTCAAGCAATTGGAGCCTGTATTCAAAATATGTTGCTAGCTATTT
This region of Desulfonauticus submarinus genomic DNA includes:
- a CDS encoding nitroreductase family protein, translated to MEVLEAILQRRSIRKFTDKDVSKEDVLKILEAGKWAPSGLNNQPWRFLVVTDEDRKLKLATCTKYASIVRQAKVLIVVFLDKQASYHKIKDAQAIGACIQNMLLAICDLGLGGVWLGEILNQEKKVHEILKTDCKNLELMAVIAFGHPAQKGSSSRKDLQELLLEDF